The following coding sequences lie in one Mucilaginibacter sp. KACC 22773 genomic window:
- a CDS encoding XAC2610-related protein has translation MNSLAIACIILNFCIRPYNSFFSAKPAKSVAEFQGKTFKVQSLPFDINGLHLQYQYIVKEDIYAEKPKEMVIVLDKKIVDLKRKAVVIDLSMQEDISPTVELTHIDKAKYCPEDFDDVNFDGYKDIREECQPCSGSLGNIETIYLFNPRTKKFTAWSEMDINIEIDKENKTVHSYNGPRYDGGEFHYKEIKFIGRGIELYKKNIDCTFLDKKKRTFKVVYNKYMGKKLVVHKTRIIFIDEDTEPWSIIDDIKKCSSCN, from the coding sequence ATGAATTCTCTCGCTATCGCCTGTATCATTTTAAACTTTTGTATACGGCCATACAATAGTTTTTTTAGCGCCAAACCGGCAAAGTCTGTTGCTGAATTTCAGGGGAAGACATTTAAGGTACAAAGTCTGCCTTTTGATATTAATGGCTTGCATCTTCAATATCAATATATAGTTAAAGAAGATATTTATGCCGAAAAGCCAAAGGAAATGGTTATCGTTCTTGATAAGAAAATTGTTGATCTGAAGCGAAAGGCTGTGGTAATAGATCTTTCAATGCAGGAAGATATTAGCCCGACCGTGGAGTTAACTCATATTGATAAGGCGAAATACTGCCCGGAAGATTTTGATGATGTGAATTTTGACGGCTACAAAGATATAAGGGAGGAATGCCAACCATGCAGCGGATCATTGGGCAATATCGAAACGATTTATCTGTTTAATCCCCGTACAAAAAAATTTACAGCGTGGTCTGAAATGGATATAAACATTGAGATTGACAAAGAAAACAAAACAGTTCATTCTTATAATGGGCCAAGGTACGATGGCGGAGAGTTTCATTACAAGGAAATTAAGTTTATTGGCCGGGGTATCGAGCTTTACAAAAAAAACATCGATTGTACTTTTCTCGACAAAAAAAAGCGAACGTTTAAAGTTGTATATAATAAATATATGGGCAAAAAGTTAGTGGTTCATAAAACACGAATTATCTTCATTGACGAAGACACTGAACCCTGGTCAATTATTGACGATATTAAAAAGTGTTCTTCATGCAACTGA
- a CDS encoding VOC family protein, with translation MLPIKPHIWFGQDKAKEAAEFYASLLPGSALTYVNHFTMPGGGECETVEFTMAGQPFLGISAGPGLNTTPAISFMINFDPSRNPDAAKHIDEVWNKLLPNGKVMMPLDRYPFSERYGWISDKYGVSWQLILTNPAGEERPVIVPSLMYTGDVAGKANEAIEFYCSVFKDGKRGTTAPRPEDIGPDKAGTLMFADFYINHTWLAAMDSAHPHGFGFNDAVSLLITCETQEEIDYYWSTLTADGQPGQCGWLKDKYGVSWQVTSTVMFEALKHGSPEQIARVTQTFMTMKKVDVAALQQAYNG, from the coding sequence ATGTTACCCATCAAACCGCACATCTGGTTCGGCCAGGATAAAGCCAAAGAGGCGGCCGAATTCTACGCATCGTTATTGCCCGGTTCGGCCTTAACCTATGTGAATCATTTTACCATGCCCGGCGGCGGCGAATGCGAGACAGTTGAATTTACCATGGCCGGACAGCCCTTCCTGGGCATCAGCGCAGGCCCCGGGTTAAATACCACCCCCGCTATATCTTTTATGATCAATTTTGACCCATCACGCAACCCGGATGCCGCCAAACATATAGATGAGGTTTGGAACAAGCTGTTACCAAACGGAAAGGTGATGATGCCGCTTGACCGCTATCCCTTTAGCGAACGCTACGGCTGGATAAGCGACAAATACGGCGTATCATGGCAGTTGATCCTGACCAACCCAGCCGGCGAAGAAAGACCGGTGATCGTTCCATCGCTGATGTATACGGGCGATGTGGCCGGTAAAGCCAATGAGGCCATCGAGTTTTACTGTTCGGTATTTAAAGATGGTAAACGGGGTACCACGGCCCCGCGCCCTGAAGATATAGGGCCCGACAAGGCCGGTACGCTCATGTTTGCTGATTTTTACATAAACCATACCTGGCTGGCAGCTATGGATAGCGCACACCCGCACGGGTTCGGTTTTAACGACGCAGTATCATTGCTGATTACCTGCGAAACACAGGAAGAGATTGATTACTACTGGAGTACCCTTACGGCCGACGGCCAGCCAGGGCAATGCGGCTGGCTGAAGGATAAATACGGCGTATCCTGGCAGGTGACTTCAACCGTAATGTTTGAGGCACTTAAGCATGGCAGCCCTGAACAGATTGCCCGTGTTACGCAAACTTTTATGACCATGAAAAAAGTTGATGTTGCGGCTTTGCAACAGGCCTACAACGGGTAG
- a CDS encoding DUF5655 domain-containing protein: MSWTCPKCERELPKPEQRHYCARVSLDSLFRDRPPELVLVFDKILAEVADWEGVLVGTTPNCIVFTRRLTFLVIRPMKKELDIKFYSKVPHPERPVLKSVASGNKFENHIRIALLDDLRPKLFLYLRESYELL, from the coding sequence ATGAGCTGGACCTGCCCCAAATGTGAACGCGAACTGCCGAAACCCGAACAGCGGCATTATTGCGCGCGGGTTAGCCTCGACAGTTTGTTTCGTGACCGCCCGCCTGAACTTGTGCTGGTGTTTGATAAGATACTGGCCGAGGTGGCCGATTGGGAGGGAGTTTTGGTTGGCACTACCCCGAATTGTATCGTTTTTACGCGGCGGCTTACCTTCCTGGTAATCCGACCGATGAAAAAGGAGCTGGATATTAAATTTTATTCGAAAGTACCCCATCCGGAAAGGCCTGTGCTTAAAAGTGTGGCTTCGGGTAATAAGTTTGAAAACCATATCCGTATTGCTTTGCTGGATGACCTGCGGCCAAAATTGTTTCTTTATCTGCGGGAATCGTATGAGCTTTTATAG
- a CDS encoding Kelch repeat-containing protein, giving the protein MPKLSLTIIAISLLFVTISCKKLHVKPDMGNNTDTTKVDTTKTDTTKVEAKGWVQLGNYPGTALRWTFGFSGGNKGYVIGGQYEEPSGHSTANVFQYDPSVDKWHQLNDYPGKGMGLMAGFSINNKTYMGTGFNYSTNLLYSDFWEYDPSKDTWIQKADFPGGKRQGAISFSIGGYGYLLGSLLRTKQDLWKYTPATDQWIQMTDYPGTGIAEMISASVNGKAYIGGGTSMEEVVSDFWAYDPALDKWTKKADVIEPLYNPVTFAMGTRIYVVGGIGQNLKFRKAVLIYDTATDQWTKAEDFKGQERSAAVGFVIGNTAYFGLGAGSKIAGGATYPVYFNDFWKFNP; this is encoded by the coding sequence ATGCCTAAATTAAGTCTGACGATAATTGCAATCTCATTGCTTTTCGTTACCATCTCATGTAAAAAACTTCATGTTAAGCCGGATATGGGTAATAATACCGATACTACAAAAGTCGATACTACAAAAACTGATACTACAAAAGTAGAGGCGAAGGGCTGGGTTCAATTGGGAAATTATCCGGGTACCGCACTTCGCTGGACGTTTGGATTTTCCGGGGGGAATAAAGGATATGTAATTGGTGGACAATATGAGGAGCCTTCCGGCCATAGCACCGCCAATGTATTTCAGTATGATCCTTCGGTTGATAAATGGCATCAGCTAAATGACTATCCCGGGAAGGGAATGGGGCTGATGGCCGGATTTTCAATAAACAACAAAACGTACATGGGCACCGGGTTTAACTACAGTACAAATCTTTTATACAGCGATTTTTGGGAATACGATCCTTCCAAAGACACATGGATACAAAAGGCGGATTTTCCAGGCGGTAAAAGACAAGGCGCAATATCTTTTTCAATAGGTGGTTATGGATACTTACTTGGCAGCCTCTTGCGAACAAAACAGGATCTGTGGAAATATACACCAGCTACCGATCAATGGATCCAAATGACAGATTATCCCGGAACGGGCATTGCCGAAATGATCAGTGCTTCTGTTAATGGCAAGGCCTATATTGGCGGAGGTACCAGCATGGAAGAAGTTGTGAGTGATTTTTGGGCATACGACCCAGCTTTAGATAAATGGACAAAAAAGGCCGACGTTATTGAGCCGCTTTATAACCCGGTTACCTTTGCTATGGGCACCAGGATTTATGTTGTTGGCGGAATTGGCCAAAATCTGAAATTCCGTAAAGCTGTACTGATATATGATACGGCTACAGATCAATGGACTAAAGCTGAAGATTTTAAAGGGCAGGAAAGGTCGGCAGCTGTTGGATTTGTAATCGGCAACACCGCCTATTTCGGCCTTGGAGCCGGTAGTAAAATAGCGGGCGGAGCCACCTATCCGGTGTACTTCAACGATTTCTGGAAATTTAACCCATAG
- a CDS encoding VOC family protein, with product MKKITLIALLLVAFLMGYGFSQLTRKPIPGPRVTALGGIFFKAKNPGALKAWYEKNLGMRMVGSGTNFEWHQGIDSTKKGFTLWAPFKETTKYFQPSEKQFMINYRVEQLDALLIKLKASGILPTDSVERVSYGNFVHLMDPEGNKIELWEPNDVEYARMGTITTK from the coding sequence ATGAAAAAAATCACGCTCATTGCCTTATTGTTGGTTGCTTTTTTAATGGGCTACGGCTTTAGTCAATTAACCCGCAAACCTATCCCCGGCCCAAGAGTAACAGCGCTCGGCGGAATATTCTTTAAGGCCAAAAACCCGGGGGCATTAAAGGCCTGGTACGAAAAAAACCTGGGTATGCGTATGGTAGGGAGTGGCACCAACTTTGAATGGCACCAGGGTATAGACAGTACCAAAAAAGGCTTTACCTTATGGGCGCCGTTTAAGGAAACCACCAAATATTTTCAACCCTCGGAAAAGCAATTCATGATCAATTACCGGGTAGAACAGCTGGATGCGTTGCTTATCAAGCTGAAAGCCTCCGGCATCTTACCTACAGATTCGGTAGAAAGGGTCAGTTATGGCAATTTTGTTCATCTAATGGACCCGGAAGGTAATAAGATTGAACTTTGGGAACCCAATGACGTGGAATATGCCAGG